In Paracoccus methylovorus, a genomic segment contains:
- a CDS encoding glutathione S-transferase family protein gives MLTLYYHPLAAFCWKPLVALYEAGTPFTAHMVDLSKPEDAAALESLWPMRLFPVLKDGETVLPESSIIVEYLDLHRPGPRRMVPADPHAALQVRLWDRFFDMHVQAAMQEIVWDALRPEPRRDPQTVAEQKAKLDRAYATADRHLAGRDWVAGDFSMADCAAMPALFYAGAIHPFDAHPALSAYFARLMDRPSVSRVIDGAQPWFQYFPFHDRIPARFLT, from the coding sequence ATGTTGACGCTTTATTATCACCCGCTGGCCGCCTTCTGCTGGAAACCGCTGGTGGCGCTTTACGAGGCTGGCACGCCATTTACTGCGCATATGGTCGACCTGTCCAAGCCCGAGGACGCAGCGGCGCTGGAAAGCCTTTGGCCCATGCGGCTGTTTCCGGTGCTCAAGGATGGCGAGACCGTGTTGCCTGAAAGCTCGATCATCGTCGAATATCTGGACCTGCATCGCCCCGGCCCCCGGCGCATGGTCCCTGCGGATCCCCATGCGGCGCTGCAAGTGCGGTTGTGGGACCGATTTTTCGACATGCATGTGCAGGCCGCGATGCAAGAGATCGTGTGGGACGCGTTGCGCCCCGAACCTCGCCGCGACCCGCAAACGGTGGCCGAGCAAAAGGCAAAACTTGACCGCGCCTATGCCACGGCCGACCGGCATCTGGCCGGCCGCGATTGGGTGGCGGGCGATTTCTCGATGGCCGACTGTGCGGCCATGCCGGCGCTGTTTTATGCCGGCGCTATCCATCCCTTCGATGCCCATCCGGCGCTTTCGGCCTATTTCGCGCGGCTGATGGACCGCCCCTCGGTCAGCCGGGTGATCGATGGCGCGCAACCGTGGTTCCAGTATTTTCCCTTTCACGACCGGATTCCGGCACGGTTCCTGACCTAG
- a CDS encoding YceI family protein — protein MIRASLIVLVLWAAPAAAQEVTPDNIPRGQSDYHAASAGAYRLDPAHTAVLVRVPHMGFSVSVFRFGEVSGRLDWNPDDPAQSRLEAEVAIASITTPVEGFAQTLTGPDYLDSAKNPTARFTADSFTADSLTGGKVSGPLTLLGHTHPATFEVTLIGAGKGYTGDEAGNPVIRDLIGLHAETRIDPQAYGMNAFFTDPITIEIDAEFARQE, from the coding sequence ATGATCCGCGCCTCGCTCATTGTACTTGTCCTCTGGGCCGCCCCCGCTGCGGCCCAGGAGGTGACGCCGGACAATATCCCGCGTGGCCAGTCGGATTATCACGCCGCCAGCGCCGGCGCTTATCGCCTGGACCCCGCGCATACGGCCGTGCTGGTCCGTGTGCCGCATATGGGCTTTTCGGTCAGCGTGTTTCGCTTTGGCGAGGTCTCGGGCAGGCTGGACTGGAACCCGGACGATCCGGCCCAGAGCAGACTTGAGGCCGAGGTGGCAATCGCCTCGATCACTACGCCGGTCGAGGGCTTTGCCCAGACCCTGACCGGCCCGGATTATCTGGACAGCGCAAAGAACCCCACGGCGCGCTTTACGGCCGACAGCTTCACAGCGGACAGCCTGACCGGGGGCAAGGTCTCGGGTCCGCTTACGCTACTGGGCCATACCCACCCTGCCACGTTCGAGGTCACGCTGATCGGCGCAGGCAAGGGCTATACCGGCGATGAGGCCGGCAATCCGGTCATCCGCGACCTGATCGGGTTGCATGCCGAAACCCGGATCGACCCGCAGGCATATGGCATGAACGCGTTTTTCACCGATCCGATCACCATCGAGATCGATGCCGAATTCGCCCGGCAGGAGTAG
- a CDS encoding DUF1428 domain-containing protein, with protein sequence MTYYSGFLLAVPTGNKQAYIDMAQAAWPMFKRYGALRMVETWGVDVPHGKVNDFYMSTQAKDDETIVFSWVEWPDKETADASYEKMMSDPEMQKPPEMPFDGMRMMWGGFEPIVDVKA encoded by the coding sequence ATGACCTATTATTCCGGCTTCCTGCTGGCCGTTCCGACCGGCAACAAGCAGGCGTATATCGACATGGCCCAGGCAGCCTGGCCGATGTTCAAGCGTTACGGCGCCTTGCGCATGGTCGAGACCTGGGGCGTCGACGTGCCCCATGGCAAGGTCAACGACTTCTACATGTCGACCCAGGCCAAGGACGACGAAACCATCGTGTTTTCCTGGGTCGAATGGCCCGACAAGGAAACCGCCGACGCAAGCTATGAAAAGATGATGTCGGATCCCGAAATGCAGAAACCGCCGGAAATGCCCTTTGACGGGATGCGGATGATGTGGGGCGGATTCGAGCCCATCGTGGATGTGAAAGCCTGA
- a CDS encoding VOC family protein: MYHGKPCWFELSAAKDGLDKADAFYGKVFGWTTADSGMEGFTYHLASHGGEMIAGLMEMPYDCTDVPPFWMVYFDVDDADATAAKIGTLGGKVFREPADIPGTGRFAVVSDPQGAAFGILQPAPMDPQPPVEAGAWNQGKESHGNWIELMSTDPGAAFDFYAELFGWTKSTAMDMGEMGTYQLFSWRGGDIGGMMGLGNAPVPCWLPYFGVNGVDAAITRIRDGGGEVLHGPMEVPGSAFIAVARDPQGAHFAIVGPKDETP, encoded by the coding sequence ATGTATCACGGCAAACCCTGCTGGTTCGAACTGTCCGCCGCAAAGGATGGGCTCGACAAGGCCGACGCCTTTTATGGCAAGGTTTTCGGCTGGACGACCGCCGATTCCGGGATGGAGGGCTTTACCTATCATCTGGCCAGCCATGGCGGCGAGATGATCGCCGGGCTAATGGAAATGCCCTACGACTGCACCGATGTACCGCCGTTCTGGATGGTTTATTTCGACGTGGACGATGCCGACGCCACAGCGGCCAAGATCGGCACGCTGGGCGGCAAGGTCTTCCGCGAGCCAGCCGATATTCCGGGCACTGGGCGCTTTGCCGTGGTCTCGGACCCGCAGGGCGCGGCTTTCGGCATCCTGCAACCGGCACCGATGGACCCACAGCCCCCGGTCGAAGCCGGCGCATGGAACCAAGGCAAGGAAAGCCACGGCAACTGGATCGAGTTGATGTCCACCGACCCCGGCGCGGCTTTCGATTTCTACGCCGAGTTGTTCGGCTGGACGAAATCCACCGCAATGGACATGGGCGAGATGGGCACCTACCAGCTGTTTTCCTGGCGTGGCGGCGACATCGGCGGCATGATGGGGCTGGGCAACGCGCCCGTTCCCTGCTGGCTGCCCTATTTCGGCGTAAACGGCGTCGATGCCGCCATCACCCGTATCCGCGACGGCGGGGGAGAGGTCCTGCATGGCCCGATGGAAGTGCCCGGCTCGGCCTTTATCGCGGTGGCCCGCGACCCGCAGGGCGCGCATTTCGCCATCGTCGGGCCCAAAGACGAAACGCCATGA
- a CDS encoding winged helix-turn-helix transcriptional regulator: MTSTGKTPRTRYEEGCLGAHALNFIGDRWALLVVRELMFVPKRFQMIRAGLPGVTASVLTQRLNQLVQAGVVTHDDVLGLYALTDAGRALYPVLRELCRWALIMPGHDPSKFISISALMISISATVDSSRAGELTLTGGFVSGKEGFEVALSARGMPQVRAVRTPAADFVLEGSGNALAAAVYGPGPVAMASAGLIGLRGDLDAAQQFTALFRLKPQTRSSSESPEEIEHAPGDSST, encoded by the coding sequence ATGACTAGCACCGGCAAAACTCCGCGAACGCGCTATGAAGAGGGCTGTCTTGGCGCCCATGCGCTGAATTTCATCGGCGACCGCTGGGCGCTGCTTGTGGTGCGCGAATTGATGTTTGTGCCCAAGCGGTTCCAGATGATCCGCGCCGGGCTGCCCGGCGTAACGGCGAGCGTGCTGACCCAGCGCCTGAACCAATTGGTGCAGGCGGGGGTGGTGACGCATGACGATGTGCTGGGGCTATACGCGCTGACCGATGCCGGTCGCGCGCTGTATCCTGTGCTGCGTGAGCTGTGCCGCTGGGCGCTGATCATGCCGGGGCACGATCCCAGCAAGTTTATCAGCATTTCCGCGCTGATGATTTCGATCTCGGCCACCGTGGACAGCAGCCGGGCGGGGGAGCTGACCCTGACCGGCGGATTCGTATCGGGGAAAGAGGGGTTCGAGGTTGCGTTGTCCGCCCGGGGCATGCCGCAAGTGCGGGCGGTCCGGACGCCGGCTGCGGATTTCGTTCTGGAGGGAAGCGGCAATGCGCTGGCCGCGGCGGTCTATGGCCCGGGGCCCGTGGCCATGGCCTCGGCCGGGCTGATCGGGCTGCGCGGCGACCTTGACGCCGCACAGCAGTTCACGGCGCTGTTCCGCCTGAAGCCTCAGACCAGATCCAGCAGCGAATCGCCCGAGGAAATCGAGCATGCGCCGGGCGATTCCTCGACCTGA
- a CDS encoding peroxiredoxin has translation MSIAKGDKLPEGKLLKPGANGPEDLAAADLAKGRVAIFAVPGAYTPTCTNAHMPSFVKNADKFREKGVSRVVCITVNDPFVAGNWAKDTGATDAGIEVLADADGSFTKALGMNIEGAGWINGRSKRYAMLVDDGTVSEIQVEESPGACSISSGDSLLDLV, from the coding sequence ATGTCCATCGCAAAAGGCGACAAATTGCCCGAAGGCAAGCTGCTGAAACCGGGCGCCAACGGCCCCGAAGACCTTGCTGCCGCCGATCTGGCCAAGGGGCGCGTGGCGATCTTTGCCGTGCCGGGCGCCTATACCCCGACCTGCACGAACGCCCATATGCCCAGCTTTGTGAAGAATGCCGACAAGTTTCGCGAAAAAGGCGTGTCGCGCGTGGTCTGCATTACCGTGAATGATCCCTTTGTCGCCGGAAACTGGGCCAAGGACACCGGCGCGACCGACGCCGGCATCGAGGTTCTGGCCGATGCCGATGGCAGCTTTACCAAGGCATTGGGAATGAACATCGAGGGTGCAGGTTGGATCAACGGCCGGTCGAAACGCTATGCCATGCTGGTCGATGACGGCACCGTCAGCGAAATTCAGGTCGAGGAATCGCCCGGCGCATGCTCGATTTCCTCGGGCGATTCGCTGCTGGATCTGGTCTGA
- a CDS encoding NAD(P)/FAD-dependent oxidoreductase yields MNIVILGAGQAAASLAAKLRMLGHEGAITVIGDEPAPPYQRPPLSKAYLLGQMGLDRLTLRGAEWWEEQRITLALDQRATRIDRERRAVVTERGEYPYDALALTLGATPRRLPGALGGDLPGVHVVRNLADIAGLKPALIAGRRLVVIGGGYIGLEAAAVARKLGLEVTLVEAAPRILGRVAAPETADMIRELHSSHGVQIIEGTGIARITGATVADGVELADGRHLPADPVICGIGITPETALAEAAELAIDNGIAVDAFGCTSDPAIWAAGDCASFPLGAEKGRRRLRLESVGNAIDMAETVAANMLGTATPYVPKPWFWSDQFDAKLQIAGLNQGYDRVVTRPAASGGSVWYFRDGRLIAVDALNDARAYMIGKRLIEGGKSPSPEAVTEATDLKVLLG; encoded by the coding sequence ATGAACATCGTGATCCTTGGCGCGGGACAGGCGGCGGCCTCTCTGGCGGCGAAACTGCGCATGTTGGGGCACGAGGGCGCGATCACCGTGATCGGCGATGAGCCGGCCCCCCCCTATCAGCGTCCGCCGCTGTCCAAGGCCTATCTGCTGGGCCAGATGGGGCTGGACCGCCTGACACTGCGCGGCGCCGAATGGTGGGAGGAACAGCGCATTACCCTGGCCTTGGACCAGCGCGCGACGCGGATCGACCGTGAGCGCCGCGCGGTGGTGACAGAGCGCGGCGAATACCCCTATGACGCGCTGGCGTTGACGCTGGGTGCCACGCCCCGCCGTCTGCCGGGGGCGCTGGGCGGCGACCTGCCCGGCGTGCATGTGGTGCGCAATCTTGCCGATATCGCCGGTCTGAAACCGGCGCTGATTGCCGGGCGCCGCCTTGTCGTGATCGGCGGCGGCTATATCGGACTGGAGGCGGCGGCGGTGGCCCGCAAACTGGGGCTGGAGGTCACGCTGGTCGAGGCCGCGCCGCGCATTCTGGGCCGCGTCGCCGCGCCCGAGACCGCCGACATGATCCGGGAACTGCACAGCTCACACGGCGTCCAGATCATCGAGGGCACCGGCATTGCCCGCATTACCGGAGCGACCGTCGCCGATGGTGTCGAACTGGCCGACGGCCGCCATTTGCCCGCCGATCCGGTAATCTGCGGCATCGGGATCACGCCCGAAACCGCGCTGGCCGAGGCGGCGGAACTGGCCATCGACAACGGTATCGCGGTGGACGCGTTCGGTTGCACCTCGGACCCGGCGATCTGGGCGGCGGGTGATTGCGCCAGCTTTCCGCTGGGTGCTGAAAAGGGCAGGAGGCGTCTGAGGCTGGAAAGCGTCGGCAATGCCATCGACATGGCCGAGACGGTGGCGGCAAACATGCTGGGGACCGCCACCCCTTATGTTCCGAAACCATGGTTCTGGTCGGATCAGTTCGATGCCAAGTTGCAGATCGCCGGGTTGAACCAGGGTTATGACCGGGTGGTGACGCGGCCCGCAGCCAGTGGCGGATCGGTCTGGTATTTCCGCGACGGGCGGCTGATTGCCGTGGATGCGCTGAACGACGCCCGCGCCTATATGATCGGAAAGCGCCTGATCGAAGGGGGCAAGTCGCCCAGCCCCGAGGCTGTGACAGAGGCTACTGACCTGAAGGTGCTGTTGGGATGA
- a CDS encoding glutathione S-transferase family protein yields MTISITTYDWVPDTAVGYVRDLRIRWACEEAGLPYDVETTSVREKTPQHFARQPFGQVPILRDDALSLFESGAILLYLGERSEVLMPLDTAARADTQQWLIAALNTLEPVVMDMALVRFFDHDARTEELALPRLHVRLKQLAPLLKARDFIAAGRFTIADIMLADVLRIVDRMGELASYPALADYMNRMTARPAFRRAHTAQVHHFAQAV; encoded by the coding sequence ATGACGATTTCCATCACGACCTATGACTGGGTTCCCGATACGGCGGTGGGATATGTGCGCGACCTGCGCATCCGCTGGGCCTGCGAAGAGGCCGGCCTGCCCTATGACGTAGAAACCACCAGCGTGCGCGAAAAAACTCCGCAGCATTTCGCGCGCCAGCCCTTTGGTCAGGTGCCGATCCTGCGCGACGACGCGCTGTCACTTTTCGAAAGCGGCGCAATCCTGCTTTATCTGGGCGAACGCTCCGAGGTGCTGATGCCGCTCGACACCGCCGCCCGTGCCGATACTCAGCAATGGCTGATCGCCGCCCTCAATACGCTTGAGCCGGTGGTGATGGACATGGCGTTGGTGCGATTTTTCGACCACGACGCGCGGACGGAAGAACTGGCCCTGCCGCGCCTGCATGTGCGGCTAAAGCAGCTCGCCCCCCTGCTGAAGGCGCGAGACTTCATCGCCGCCGGGCGCTTTACCATCGCTGATATCATGCTGGCGGATGTGCTGCGGATCGTGGACCGCATGGGGGAACTGGCGTCTTATCCAGCACTTGCCGATTACATGAACCGCATGACCGCGCGTCCGGCGTTCCGACGCGCACATACTGCGCAGGTCCACCATTTCGCTCAGGCCGTGTGA
- the rsmD gene encoding 16S rRNA (guanine(966)-N(2))-methyltransferase RsmD has product MRIVGGALRGLKLAEVGEGDAAAHLRPTTDRVRESIFNLLVNGTHGNPVPGARVLDLFAGTGALGLEALSRGAVRVAFVDDGVAARTLLRANIEKARAMGVTDVWRKDATRLGENRAAPFDLVFLDPPYGKGLGGRALESALAGGWIAPGGVVVWEESAAPPPVSGLVQIDRRKYGDTIVTLLRAGHDQVARSSLVDR; this is encoded by the coding sequence ATGAGAATCGTCGGCGGCGCTTTGCGCGGGCTGAAACTGGCCGAGGTCGGCGAAGGGGACGCGGCCGCGCATCTGCGCCCGACCACCGACCGGGTGCGCGAATCGATCTTTAACCTGCTGGTCAATGGCACGCATGGCAATCCGGTTCCCGGTGCGCGGGTGCTGGATCTGTTCGCCGGCACCGGCGCGCTGGGGCTGGAGGCGCTGTCGCGCGGCGCGGTCCGGGTGGCCTTTGTCGATGACGGCGTGGCGGCGCGGACGTTGCTGCGGGCCAATATCGAAAAGGCCCGCGCCATGGGTGTCACCGATGTCTGGCGAAAGGACGCCACCCGGCTGGGGGAAAATCGCGCCGCGCCCTTTGATCTGGTGTTTCTGGACCCACCCTATGGCAAGGGGTTGGGTGGTCGCGCGTTGGAATCGGCCTTGGCGGGCGGCTGGATCGCCCCCGGCGGTGTGGTGGTGTGGGAAGAATCGGCCGCACCGCCCCCCGTTTCGGGGCTGGTGCAGATCGACCGGCGTAAATATGGCGACACAATCGTCACATTGTTGCGCGCCGGACACGATCAGGTGGCGCGGTCCAGCTTGGTTGACAGGTGA